The nucleotide sequence ACGGCACTGGGGTCGATGGCGCGCTCCCCGTCGAGCAGCACCGCCGCCCGCTCGACCACGTCGAGCTCGGCCCGGCCCTCCGTGCCCGTGATCGCGACGCGGTAGCCCTCCCAGGGCGCATACGTCGTCAGCGAGTACGACATGCTCGCGCCACCCGTGTAGTCGACCACCGCAGACAGGGTGTCCTCGACGTCGATGCCGGCCGAGAACACGTCGCGATCGCGGAGGTACCCGTCGAGCGGCTCGGCGTCGAGATAGAGGGCTCGGAGGCGCGGATCCTGCCGCAGATCCAGCTGGAACGGGTCGGTCGGGCCGTCGTGGGTGCCCCGGGCCGGCCTCTCGCCGAGCCCCCGGCGCGCGGCGTTCGCGTCGCCGTAGAACCGCAGCCCGCCCGAGAGGAAGACGCGGCGGGGCGAGTCGCCGAGCCACCAGTTCACGAGGTCGAAGTGGTGCGACGCCTTGTGCAGCTGCAGGCCGCCGGAGTGCTCCCGCTCGCGATGCCAGCGCCGGAAGTAGTCGGCGCCGTGCATCGAGTCGAGCACCCACTCGAAGTGCACGGCCGTCGGGGTGCCGATCGCGCCCGACGCGACGACGCTCTTGAGCGCGGCATTGCGCGGCGAGTAGCGGTAGTTGAACGTCACGACGACTTCGCGACCGGTCTCCGCCACGGCTCGCGCGATCGTGCGCACTCCCTCGGCGTCGATGGTGAGGGGCTTCTCGACGACCACGTCGGCTCCGGCCCGCAGGGCCAGGTCGATGTAGTGCGCGTGCCGGAAGTCGGGCGTCGTGGCGATCACACGGTCGATCGCCTCGCGCTCGATCACCCCGGCCAGATCGTCGGGCCTGACGAATCGGGCCGCAGGAGCCGCGTCACCCAGCCTCGCCAGATGCCACCGGGCGCGCGCCTCGTTGCAGTCCGACACCGCCACGAGCTCTGCCACATCGGACTGCGACCCCGTGATCGCGTCGAGCCAGGTCTGCGCCCGACTCCCGGCTCCGACGAGGGCGTAGCGGCGGCGGGGCGGGGTCTGAGCGGCGGCGGTCATGCCTCCGGTCTACTCGCCGGGCGCGGCGACCCGTCAGGGCGCAGGATCGGCGCATGCCCCTCCCGCAAGGCCCCGACGGCCTCGACATCGTCGCCTTCGCCTCCGTCGGCGAGCTGCGATCGTGGCTGACGCAGGCGGGGCCCACTCACGCCGCCGTGTGGGTGAGGGTGTTCACGGGGAGGGCGGACGTGCCCAGCGTCACGTTCGCCGAGCTCCTGGAGGAGGGCATCGCGTTCGGCTGGAGCGAGAGCACGCGCAAGTCGTACGACGAGGTCTCGTACCTGCAGCGCTTCGGTCCGCGCCGGTCGCGCGGCACGGCGTCGCCGCGCAATGTGGCCATCGCAGAACGGCTGGACGTCGAGGGGCGCCTCACCGACCAGGGGCGACGTGCGCTGGGGTGGTGACGCGCCAGAGTCGCCGACGAGTCGGCGGAGCGACCATGATGGTCACGGGAGGTCTTCGTGGCGGTCAGCATGGGCGACGTGGCGGCGCACGCCGGCGTCTCGCAGCGCACCGTGTCGAACGTCGTGAACCGCTCCGCGAACGTCGCGCCCGCAACTCGAGCCCGCGTCGAAGCGAGTCTCGCGGCTCTCGGCTACCGGCCGAACGCCGCCGCTCGCAAGCTCCGCAGCGGCCGGACGGGTGCGATCACGCTCGCCCTCCCCGGCTTCGACGAGCGGTACTTCGCCGACCTCGCCGAGGCGGTGATCCGGCACGCGCGCGACCTCGGGGTGGACGTGCTGGTCGAGACCACGGGCGGTGACCACGAGCGCGAGTTGGCGATCCTGCGAGGCCGTCAGGGGCTTCTCACCGACGGCGTGATCATGTCGGCGGTGACCATCGGCTCGGCCGACGAGAGCGTGCAGCGCGCACCGTATCCGCTCGTGCTCGTCGGCGACCACGAGTTCGAGGGGCCGGTCGACCACGTCGGGATCCCGAACCGCAAGGCCGCGCGTGCCGCCGTCGAGCATCTCTTCGCCACGGGCAGGAGGCGCGTCGCCCTCGTCGGCGAGAACGACGAGTCGCTCGACTCGGCGTCGCTCCGCAAGCAGGGGTACTTCGCGGCGCTCGAGCATCGTGGCGTCCCCGCGAGCGAGGCTATCGTCGTTGCGGCGCCCTGGCAGTACGAGGCCGGGGAGGCCGTCGTGGCCGCACTCCTCGCCCGCGACGAGATGCCCGACGGCATCTTCGCGATGAACGACTCCCTGGCGCTCGGCGTGATATCAGCGCTGCTACGCGCAGGCGTCCGGGTGCCGCAGGACTGCGCCGTCGTCGGCTTCGACGACACCCTCGAGGCCCGCCACGGGTTCCCCACGCTGACGTCCGTCGCCCCGTCGCTCGACGAGATCGCGGCCAATGCGCTGGACATGCTCCGCGCCCAGTTCATCGACGCCGGCGCCGAGCGGGCGAGCGTCGAGCGTCGCCACGTGGCGTTCGAGCTCCGCGTGCGGGAGTCGAGCGCCCCCGCCGAATAACCCCTTGCGCGTGCGCGCGAGCGTCTCTACACTCCCAATTGCTACGTCGCATTGCTACGTGGCAATTTCGCACACCGACGGCTCCGCCGCCGTGATCCACGAAGGAGTGGACGATGCAACGAACCCCCTCACCACCCGCCGGCGGCCTCGGCCGTCGCACGTTCCTGCTCGGCGCACTGGGTGCGCTCGGTGCCGCAGGAGCCACGGTCGGCGTCGTCGCCGATCCTCTCGCCGGCCCCGCCGATGCCGCCACCCGCCGAATGCAGCTCCAGTTCTGGCACCTGCTCGGCGGCGCCGACGGCGAGAACATGAACACGATCCTGGGCCGCGTCAACCGGATCGACCCGAAGGCGACCGTCCGGCAGACGGTGCTCGCCTGGGGCACGCCGTATTACACCAAGCTCGCCATGGCCGCGGCGGGAGGCCGTCCACCGGACCTCGCGATCTCCCACCTGTCGCGCCTCGAGGGCTACGCCCCCGGCGGCCTCTTCGACGAGTGGGACATCTCGCGCTTCGCGAAGTACGGCATCAGCGCCGACGACTTCACGAAGCCGACGTTCAAGCGGATGCACGTGAACGGCAAGCTCTACGCGATCGCCCTCGACTCCCACTCGTTCGTCCGCTTCTTCAACCACGACATCGCGAAGAAGGCCGGAGTCCTCGCCGCCGACGGCACCCTCCAGCCCACGACGACCGTGGCCGAGTTCCTCGACCAGGCGAAGGCGATGAAGTCGGTGACCGGCAAGCTCGGTCTGTCGTACGGGTATCTCGGCGATCCTGCGAACATGTGGCGGCTGTTCTGGACCTTCTACAGCCAGCTCGGCGCGACCATGTCGGCGACGAAGTCGAAGCTCGTGTTCGATCGCTCGGCGTTCAGCGAGGCGCTCGGGACGATGAAGAAGCTGCTCTCCTCGAGCGTCTCCGAGCAGCAGGCGAGCGACGGATTCTCGTTCTCGACCTTCACCGCGAAGCAGTCGGGCGAGATGTTCACCGGCGTCTGGGACCTCTCGGGCCTCAAGGCCTCCGGGATCGCACTCGACGCCTCGCCGATCCCGAACCTGTTCGGCACCGGCATCGACGCCGTCTGGGGCGACTCGCACTCGTTCGTGCTGCCGCATCAGGACGACCTCGACGAGGCTCGTCGCGAGGCCAGCTACCAGGCCGTCGCCCTCGTGCTCAAGAACTCGCTCACCTGGGCCAAGGGCGGCCACACGCCCGCCTACCAGCCGGTCGTCCACTCGTCGGCGTTCTCGAAGCTCGAGCCGAACGGCCACTACGCGAAGACCGCCACGTTCCTGCACTACGACCCGCAGCTCGCCTTCGCCGGCTCGGGCTCGAACTGGCAGAACGACTTCGGCCAGACCGTCCAGTCGGCACTCATGGGCGCCGGATCCGTGAAGGCCGCCCGCGACGAGTTCACCTCGATGAGCAACCAGTACGTCCAGCACGCGGTGCCGACCGATGACTAGTCCGTCCACTTCGAAGGGGTCACCGATGACCACGCGAAAGAGCCGATCGACCTCGGCGAACCTGCTCTACGTCCTCCCGTTCTTCGTCC is from Frondihabitans australicus and encodes:
- a CDS encoding LacI family DNA-binding transcriptional regulator gives rise to the protein MAVSMGDVAAHAGVSQRTVSNVVNRSANVAPATRARVEASLAALGYRPNAAARKLRSGRTGAITLALPGFDERYFADLAEAVIRHARDLGVDVLVETTGGDHERELAILRGRQGLLTDGVIMSAVTIGSADESVQRAPYPLVLVGDHEFEGPVDHVGIPNRKAARAAVEHLFATGRRRVALVGENDESLDSASLRKQGYFAALEHRGVPASEAIVVAAPWQYEAGEAVVAALLARDEMPDGIFAMNDSLALGVISALLRAGVRVPQDCAVVGFDDTLEARHGFPTLTSVAPSLDEIAANALDMLRAQFIDAGAERASVERRHVAFELRVRESSAPAE
- a CDS encoding YdeI/OmpD-associated family protein, with protein sequence MPLPQGPDGLDIVAFASVGELRSWLTQAGPTHAAVWVRVFTGRADVPSVTFAELLEEGIAFGWSESTRKSYDEVSYLQRFGPRRSRGTASPRNVAIAERLDVEGRLTDQGRRALGW
- a CDS encoding extracellular solute-binding protein, whose amino-acid sequence is MQRTPSPPAGGLGRRTFLLGALGALGAAGATVGVVADPLAGPADAATRRMQLQFWHLLGGADGENMNTILGRVNRIDPKATVRQTVLAWGTPYYTKLAMAAAGGRPPDLAISHLSRLEGYAPGGLFDEWDISRFAKYGISADDFTKPTFKRMHVNGKLYAIALDSHSFVRFFNHDIAKKAGVLAADGTLQPTTTVAEFLDQAKAMKSVTGKLGLSYGYLGDPANMWRLFWTFYSQLGATMSATKSKLVFDRSAFSEALGTMKKLLSSSVSEQQASDGFSFSTFTAKQSGEMFTGVWDLSGLKASGIALDASPIPNLFGTGIDAVWGDSHSFVLPHQDDLDEARREASYQAVALVLKNSLTWAKGGHTPAYQPVVHSSAFSKLEPNGHYAKTATFLHYDPQLAFAGSGSNWQNDFGQTVQSALMGAGSVKAARDEFTSMSNQYVQHAVPTDD
- a CDS encoding Gfo/Idh/MocA family protein, producing the protein MTAAAQTPPRRRYALVGAGSRAQTWLDAITGSQSDVAELVAVSDCNEARARWHLARLGDAAPAARFVRPDDLAGVIEREAIDRVIATTPDFRHAHYIDLALRAGADVVVEKPLTIDAEGVRTIARAVAETGREVVVTFNYRYSPRNAALKSVVASGAIGTPTAVHFEWVLDSMHGADYFRRWHREREHSGGLQLHKASHHFDLVNWWLGDSPRRVFLSGGLRFYGDANAARRGLGERPARGTHDGPTDPFQLDLRQDPRLRALYLDAEPLDGYLRDRDVFSAGIDVEDTLSAVVDYTGGASMSYSLTTYAPWEGYRVAITGTEGRAELDVVERAAVLLDGERAIDPSAVADDGGVAAAAARRVGERLVVQRLWEAAREVPIESGAGGHGGGDALLMNDVFRGPGGDPLGRAATWADGVRSVAVGIAGNRSLQDGRAVTVDELGLGVRL